Proteins encoded in a region of the Mucispirillum schaedleri ASF457 genome:
- a CDS encoding response regulator — MEQKEKKTKILAVDDDPVIRGLIKSIFLNSKFDVNEADSGEMALEILPDIMPDIILLDIIMSGMDGFEVLKSIRSNEKLKYIRIILLSSKNNIDERLKGYDLGTDDYMTKPFVGNELLAKVNVFAKLKHSEERNLSLTELVNSEIKKRMEKEKYIQDQKRLISMSDMIISIAHYWRQPLNALGITVQDIYDAYTHNELTEDYLKESVDQSMRHIAFMSSIIDSFQSIIDAKNDNVSETVHIPALLREALVSIKDMLDLSDVKCTINGLDYLKYADISTIDLIVETEHAALKQIITKIVITINHLIQNYQEMCVDNKFHGLIKIKLYTTVEKIIIQVQGNGVQLNDNEISHFFDPYYALGENRFDNKSLGLFFTKMLVEQHCNGKLFIKKENDVSIFQLEIPYSPPQSSSSMIIDTINHNI; from the coding sequence ATGGAGCAAAAGGAAAAAAAGACTAAAATCCTTGCTGTTGATGATGACCCTGTTATTCGTGGTCTCATTAAATCTATCTTTTTGAACAGCAAATTTGATGTTAATGAAGCTGACAGTGGAGAAATGGCTCTTGAAATCCTGCCTGATATTATGCCTGATATAATTCTGCTTGATATAATTATGAGCGGTATGGATGGCTTTGAAGTTTTAAAATCTATACGAAGCAATGAAAAATTAAAATATATACGCATTATTCTGCTTTCTTCTAAAAATAATATAGATGAAAGGTTAAAAGGCTATGACCTTGGCACTGATGACTATATGACAAAACCTTTTGTTGGAAATGAGCTGCTTGCAAAAGTAAATGTATTTGCAAAGTTGAAACATTCTGAAGAACGCAATTTATCATTAACAGAGCTTGTTAATAGTGAAATCAAAAAACGCATGGAAAAAGAAAAATATATTCAAGACCAGAAAAGACTTATTTCTATGAGTGATATGATTATCTCTATTGCCCACTACTGGCGGCAGCCTTTAAATGCTCTTGGAATTACTGTGCAGGATATATATGATGCTTACACCCATAATGAACTTACAGAAGATTATCTTAAAGAAAGTGTAGACCAGTCAATGCGTCATATTGCTTTTATGTCTAGTATAATTGATTCTTTCCAAAGTATTATTGATGCAAAAAATGATAATGTTTCAGAAACTGTGCATATACCAGCACTTCTTAGGGAAGCCTTAGTTTCTATTAAAGATATGCTTGACCTTTCAGATGTAAAATGCACTATTAATGGTTTAGATTATCTTAAATATGCAGATATTTCTACAATTGATTTAATTGTAGAAACAGAGCATGCTGCATTAAAGCAGATTATAACAAAAATAGTTATTACTATTAATCATCTTATACAAAATTATCAGGAAATGTGTGTTGATAATAAATTTCATGGTCTTATTAAAATTAAACTATATACCACAGTGGAAAAAATAATTATTCAGGTGCAGGGAAATGGTGTGCAGTTAAATGATAATGAAATATCTCATTTTTTTGACCCATATTATGCTCTTGGAGAAAACAGATTTGATAACAAAAGCTTAGGTCTGTTTTTTACAAAAATGCTTGTGGAACAGCACTGCAATGGGAAGCTTTTTATTAAAAAAGAAAACGATGTAAGTATTTTTCAACTTGAAATTCCGTATTCCCCCCCCCAATCATCAAGCAGCATGATTATTGATACTATTAACCATAACATATAA
- a CDS encoding C-GCAxxG-C-C family protein: MDKITEKALKLHKQGNNCCQSVCLAFADKLNIDEDVLFKISEGFGAGMGNLQGSCGALTAAVIIAGICNSGGKDAETRTKTKTYRLVSQINNQFIDLVGSMSCKEIKGVGTGKVLKSCDGCIETAVYIVNNLIFREGES; encoded by the coding sequence ATGGATAAAATTACAGAAAAAGCATTAAAGTTACACAAGCAGGGCAATAACTGCTGCCAGTCAGTATGTCTTGCCTTTGCAGATAAATTAAATATTGATGAAGATGTTTTATTTAAAATAAGCGAAGGTTTTGGTGCTGGTATGGGTAATCTGCAGGGCAGCTGTGGTGCATTAACAGCAGCAGTTATCATTGCAGGAATATGCAACAGCGGTGGAAAAGATGCAGAAACCCGCACAAAAACAAAAACATACCGTCTTGTATCACAGATAAATAATCAATTTATAGACCTTGTTGGTTCTATGAGCTGCAAAGAGATAAAAGGGGTTGGAACAGGCAAAGTTTTAAAAAGCTGTGATGGCTGTATAGAAACTGCTGTATATATTGTTAATAATTTAATTTTTAGAGAAGGTGAAAGTTAA
- a CDS encoding alanine/glycine:cation symporter family protein, which translates to MEAQSTLIASIDKFLTTGTEILFNNIVFYVFIVVAILFTVLLKGSQFKYVFHAGSLLFAKHHGGGTSGFASYAISTASRVGTGNMAGIMVAISVGGPGALFWMWMMALFGSALAFAEGTLAQLYKEKNSLGQYVGGASFYIRSKLKLPVLSLIFAVIMILTYTAFNGVQANTIAGALSSYNLDPSITGIVLSIIIAFILLSPGRTAIIKACTYIVPVMAIPFILFGLVVILMNITMIPHVFYVIITQAFMPEAAFGGAIGHTMATGLRRGLFSNEAGMGGAPHAAAAATTTHPARQGFIQMFSVFTDTLIICSVSGFILLLSPEAMAKIGELKGINLMQYAMNTHFGQFGSLFITLCVVLFAFSSILGNFFYIQTGVTAIKDSKLSYYIVVVMTLMLVLGGSIANLTTIWNLGDFLMGFMALINIIVLVMLYKPVTALLNNYISQWNQEKIPVYIKGDIPEIETDAVTQWDGSDADSVK; encoded by the coding sequence ATGGAAGCACAGTCAACATTAATAGCATCTATTGATAAGTTTCTTACAACAGGCACAGAAATACTTTTTAATAATATAGTGTTTTATGTATTTATTGTTGTAGCAATATTATTTACAGTTTTACTTAAAGGCTCACAATTTAAGTATGTATTTCATGCAGGTAGTTTGTTATTTGCTAAGCATCATGGTGGCGGAACATCTGGTTTTGCAAGTTATGCAATCAGCACAGCAAGCCGTGTTGGCACAGGTAATATGGCAGGTATTATGGTGGCAATATCTGTGGGCGGTCCTGGTGCATTATTTTGGATGTGGATGATGGCATTATTTGGCTCTGCATTAGCATTTGCAGAAGGAACTCTTGCACAGCTTTATAAAGAGAAAAATTCTCTTGGGCAGTATGTTGGAGGTGCATCTTTTTACATACGCAGTAAATTAAAACTTCCTGTATTATCTTTAATATTTGCAGTAATTATGATATTAACTTATACAGCATTTAATGGTGTGCAGGCAAATACTATTGCTGGGGCATTAAGTTCTTATAATTTAGACCCAAGCATTACAGGTATTGTATTATCAATTATCATAGCATTTATATTATTAAGCCCGGGACGAACAGCCATTATTAAAGCATGCACATATATTGTGCCTGTTATGGCTATTCCATTTATACTGTTTGGTTTAGTGGTTATTTTAATGAATATTACAATGATTCCACATGTATTTTATGTAATCATTACTCAGGCATTTATGCCAGAAGCTGCTTTTGGTGGTGCAATAGGGCATACAATGGCAACTGGTTTAAGAAGAGGTCTTTTCTCAAATGAAGCAGGTATGGGGGGTGCTCCACATGCAGCAGCAGCTGCTACAACAACTCACCCAGCTCGTCAAGGTTTTATTCAAATGTTTTCAGTATTTACTGATACATTAATAATCTGCTCAGTTTCAGGTTTTATTCTTTTACTTTCTCCAGAAGCTATGGCTAAAATAGGTGAATTAAAAGGGATTAACCTTATGCAGTATGCAATGAATACTCATTTTGGTCAGTTTGGCTCATTATTTATTACTTTATGTGTGGTATTATTTGCATTCAGCTCAATTTTAGGTAATTTTTTCTATATTCAGACAGGTGTAACTGCTATAAAAGACAGTAAATTATCATACTACATAGTTGTTGTAATGACATTGATGCTTGTTTTAGGCGGTTCTATTGCAAATCTTACTACAATATGGAATTTAGGTGACTTTTTAATGGGCTTTATGGCATTAATCAATATTATTGTGCTTGTTATGCTTTATAAACCTGTTACAGCTTTATTAAATAATTACATATCACAATGGAATCAAGAAAAAATACCAGTTTACATAAAAGGTGATATTCCTGAAATAGAAACTGATGCAGTAACTCAATGGGATGGAAGTGATGCTGACTCTGTAAAATAA
- a CDS encoding flippase: MRCDIKKILNNIYLQSGLSSEGLKKYLSNFSWQMGDYIFSLTASLIVGIAVARYLGPEMYGIIAFATAVYAVSVIIVSLGIDDIIMKDMMQHAEKQGGIQGSALFIKFAVAFIVYSITVIYCLINYNGDKLYSVLIIAGAVLFQPFSVFSCIFLINAQAKYTSIARMISYSLSSLLKVILIIFKAPVIYFAFAVFIDYAVLYLTVILMYKYKNYTVSGWYIDIFYIKYILKSAVPLFAAVFFYTFYQKITVIFISSMYSDYASGIYSAAARLTEIWYMVPAVLMTAFFPAIVKAKQISEEEYKERIKTLFYVTTIPLILMALFAALLSPFIIKILYGEKYIQSSIVLALTIWSVPFISFYVISSKCFIIENKLKHLLFRSVLSFILIIILNYILGSLYYLKGFSAAVLISSFISFFLIDLFFKDTKHLFFIKLSSIFLPFIYILNLLKKEPNNP; encoded by the coding sequence ATTAGGTGTGATATAAAAAAGATACTAAATAATATATATTTACAATCTGGATTATCAAGCGAAGGTTTAAAAAAATATCTGTCTAATTTTTCGTGGCAGATGGGAGATTATATTTTTTCTCTTACTGCTTCACTTATTGTAGGCATTGCAGTTGCCAGATATTTAGGTCCTGAAATGTATGGCATTATTGCTTTTGCAACAGCTGTATATGCAGTTTCTGTTATTATTGTATCTCTTGGTATTGATGATATTATTATGAAAGATATGATGCAGCATGCAGAAAAACAGGGCGGCATTCAGGGCTCAGCACTTTTTATTAAATTTGCAGTGGCTTTTATAGTTTACAGCATTACAGTCATATACTGCTTAATAAATTATAATGGCGATAAACTTTATTCTGTATTAATAATAGCTGGAGCCGTTTTATTTCAGCCATTTTCTGTTTTTTCATGTATTTTTTTAATAAATGCTCAGGCAAAATATACATCTATTGCAAGAATGATAAGCTATAGTTTATCATCTTTATTAAAAGTAATATTAATAATATTTAAAGCTCCAGTTATATATTTTGCATTTGCAGTTTTTATTGACTATGCAGTGCTTTATTTAACAGTTATACTAATGTATAAATATAAAAATTATACGGTATCAGGCTGGTATATAGATATATTTTATATAAAATATATATTAAAAAGTGCTGTTCCATTATTTGCAGCAGTGTTTTTTTACACATTTTACCAAAAAATTACTGTTATTTTTATCAGTAGTATGTATTCTGATTATGCATCAGGTATTTACAGTGCTGCTGCAAGGCTTACAGAGATATGGTATATGGTGCCTGCTGTTTTAATGACAGCTTTTTTTCCTGCAATAGTTAAGGCAAAGCAAATAAGTGAAGAAGAATATAAGGAACGAATAAAAACTCTTTTTTATGTTACAACAATTCCTTTGATTTTAATGGCATTATTTGCTGCATTATTATCTCCATTTATTATAAAAATCCTTTATGGAGAAAAATATATTCAGTCTAGTATAGTTTTAGCTTTAACAATATGGTCTGTTCCATTTATATCTTTTTATGTAATATCAAGTAAATGTTTTATAATAGAAAATAAGTTAAAGCATTTGTTATTTAGAAGTGTTTTGTCATTTATACTTATTATCATTTTAAATTATATTTTAGGCAGCCTTTATTATTTAAAAGGGTTTAGTGCTGCTGTTTTAATATCATCATTTATTTCTTTTTTCTTAATAGACTTATTTTTTAAAGATACAAAACATTTATTTTTTATAAAATTATCTAGCATATTTTTACCATTTATATATATTCTTAATTTATTAAAAAAAGAACCAAATAATCCTTAA
- a CDS encoding DegT/DnrJ/EryC1/StrS family aminotransferase, with product MNRQIPFADLKSQYNAYKEELDKAVLDVMGSSMYIMGPEVEKLEKNLANYVGSKYALSVSSGTDALLLALMAYDIKAGDEVITTPFTFIATAEVIALVGAKPVFADIDEKTYNLDVEKVKPLINERTKAIIPVSLYGLPADMDKFYELVKGTNIKLIEDACQSFGAVDNGKYSCNYNSLGCTSFFPSKPLGCYGDGGAVFTNDDKEAEMIASLRNHGQIARYKHKYIGINGRLDAVQAAVLNVKLAHFKEEIAARIKIGSDYTAKIKAAYKGDISDIITPYIPEGKVSVYAQYSIRVKNREEVAKKLNEQGIPTAIHYPIPLHIQECYAGCGFKEGDLPISEKVSKEIMSLPMSAFLKADDQDYIVEALCKAVLETK from the coding sequence ATGAACAGGCAGATTCCGTTTGCAGATTTAAAATCACAATATAATGCTTATAAAGAAGAATTAGATAAAGCAGTTCTTGATGTTATGGGTTCATCTATGTATATCATGGGTCCAGAAGTTGAAAAATTAGAAAAAAACTTAGCAAATTATGTTGGTTCAAAATATGCATTAAGTGTTTCTTCTGGCACTGATGCACTTTTACTTGCTCTTATGGCTTATGATATAAAAGCAGGTGATGAAGTTATCACTACACCATTTACATTTATTGCAACAGCAGAAGTTATTGCATTAGTTGGTGCAAAACCAGTATTTGCAGATATTGATGAAAAAACATATAATCTTGATGTAGAAAAAGTAAAACCACTTATTAATGAAAGAACAAAGGCTATTATTCCTGTATCATTATACGGACTTCCTGCTGATATGGATAAATTTTATGAACTTGTAAAAGGCACTAATATTAAACTTATAGAAGATGCCTGCCAAAGCTTTGGTGCTGTAGATAATGGTAAATACAGCTGCAACTATAATAGTTTAGGCTGCACAAGTTTCTTCCCATCTAAACCACTTGGCTGCTATGGTGATGGTGGTGCGGTATTTACTAATGATGACAAAGAAGCAGAAATGATTGCAAGCCTTAGAAACCATGGGCAGATTGCAAGATATAAACATAAATATATTGGAATAAACGGCAGGCTTGATGCTGTGCAGGCAGCTGTTCTTAATGTTAAACTTGCACATTTTAAAGAAGAAATTGCTGCAAGAATAAAAATAGGCAGCGATTACACTGCAAAAATTAAAGCTGCATATAAAGGCGATATTTCTGACATAATTACTCCATATATACCTGAAGGTAAAGTCAGTGTATATGCACAGTATTCTATTAGAGTAAAAAACAGAGAAGAAGTTGCTAAAAAACTTAATGAGCAGGGTATCCCTACAGCTATTCACTACCCTATTCCTTTACATATACAGGAATGTTATGCAGGCTGCGGATTTAAAGAAGGCGATTTGCCAATCAGTGAAAAAGTTTCAAAAGAAATTATGAGCCTTCCAATGAGTGCATTTTTAAAAGCTGATGACCAGGATTATATTGTAGAAGCTTTATGCAAAGCAGTTTTGGAAACAAAATAA
- the glgA gene encoding glycogen synthase GlgA: MSKIKVLFVASEIEPYAKTGGLADVSSALPKALAGKGIEVKSVMPLYSKVNREKYKLKKVMDMACVHMGNCEEWFSVYHTNEPYGNDVYFIEFSKYFDRPGIYHESFGEYSDNPYRYAFFCRAAMQLAKDLNFQPDIIHTNDWQTGFIPYYLKCGEDAFFWGTRSVITIHNIGYQGSFDTSVVDYAKIYPQDFNAGAFESFGRLNILKGGIAFADKITTVSPTYAHEIMGPIGSGGLHDLLRSRSADLCGILNGIDTNVWNPKTDKLIPKQYDIKTYKTGKKANKKALQKMFDLNDAPNVPLFGFIGRFASQKGLGLLAGAVERAVSSMVCQVVILGSGDEDAQWYFGGLPARYPGIIGAYIGYDETRSHLIEAGSDFFLMPSLYEPCGLNQLYSQVYGTLPIVRATGGLDDTIDQYDEYNGTGTGFKFYDIDPQALYNTMGWAVSTYFDRPKHIDNMITQAMKKDYSWSIPADLYIGIYKELSGK; encoded by the coding sequence ATGAGTAAAATTAAAGTTTTATTTGTTGCAAGTGAAATAGAGCCTTATGCAAAAACAGGTGGTCTTGCAGATGTTTCTTCTGCACTGCCAAAAGCATTAGCTGGTAAAGGGATTGAAGTAAAATCTGTTATGCCCCTTTACTCAAAAGTAAATAGAGAAAAATATAAACTTAAAAAAGTTATGGATATGGCTTGTGTTCATATGGGAAACTGTGAAGAATGGTTTAGTGTTTATCATACTAATGAGCCTTATGGCAATGATGTATATTTCATAGAATTTAGCAAATATTTTGACAGACCGGGCATATATCATGAAAGTTTTGGAGAATATTCTGATAATCCTTACAGATATGCTTTTTTCTGCCGTGCTGCTATGCAGCTTGCAAAAGATTTAAACTTTCAGCCAGATATTATACACACTAACGACTGGCAGACTGGATTTATACCATATTATTTAAAATGCGGTGAAGACGCTTTTTTCTGGGGCACTCGCTCAGTGATTACTATACACAATATTGGTTATCAGGGCAGCTTTGATACAAGTGTAGTTGATTATGCAAAAATATATCCACAGGATTTTAATGCAGGTGCTTTTGAATCCTTTGGCAGATTAAATATTTTAAAAGGCGGTATCGCTTTTGCCGATAAAATAACAACTGTAAGCCCTACTTATGCCCATGAAATAATGGGTCCCATAGGCTCTGGTGGTCTTCATGACCTTCTTCGCAGCCGCTCTGCTGATTTATGCGGTATATTAAACGGTATTGATACAAATGTATGGAATCCTAAAACTGATAAATTAATACCGAAACAATATGATATTAAAACATATAAAACTGGTAAAAAAGCAAATAAAAAAGCACTGCAAAAAATGTTTGATTTAAATGATGCTCCAAATGTGCCACTTTTTGGTTTTATTGGCAGGTTTGCTTCACAAAAAGGACTTGGTCTTTTAGCAGGTGCTGTAGAAAGAGCAGTTAGTTCTATGGTATGTCAAGTGGTTATACTTGGCTCTGGTGATGAAGATGCACAGTGGTATTTTGGCGGGCTTCCTGCAAGGTATCCCGGCATAATAGGTGCATACATTGGCTATGATGAAACACGCTCCCACTTAATAGAAGCAGGAAGTGATTTCTTCCTTATGCCTTCCCTTTATGAGCCATGCGGTTTAAACCAGCTTTACAGTCAAGTATATGGCACACTGCCTATTGTGCGTGCAACTGGCGGGCTTGATGACACTATTGACCAGTATGATGAATATAATGGCACAGGAACAGGCTTTAAATTTTATGATATTGACCCACAGGCTCTTTATAACACTATGGGCTGGGCAGTTTCTACTTATTTTGACAGACCAAAACATATTGATAATATGATAACACAGGCTATGAAAAAAGATTATTCATGGTCTATCCCTGCTGACTTATATATAGGTATATATAAAGAACTTTCTGGCAAATAA